In the Cerasicoccus sp. TK19100 genome, TGCTCCCCACTATGCCTGAAGAATCCAACTCGCCCAAGACTGACGTGACGCAACTCGTCGAAGACGCCACCTTCGACTACACGATGGGAGACAACGACGCCGCGCTGGCCAAGCTACGTGAAGCCGTCGAGCAGGACCGCGATTCTTTCGACGCCTGGCACGCCATGACCGAGGTCTATTTCTCAATGCGCGAGTTCCGCGAAGCCCTCAAGGCCGCCGAGCAGGCTTTCCGCGTCGACGGCAACGACATCCACATCAACACCTCCCTGTCGCGCATCCATATGGAACTGGGTGACAAACCCACCGCCGAGCACTTCGGCGCTCAGGCCCGCATGCTCGGCTGGAAACAGCAGCTCCAGGAACCGGACGAAGATTAATTCGGTGTCTTGGTGCGTGGTTCTTCGTGCTTGGTTTCCAAGCATGCCACATTAGCCTCATTCTTCTAGAAAGCTCGAATTGCTCAGCATCAACTGTCTCAACGACCCAAGCACCAAGAACCAAGCACGAGCGCACCAATAACGCCATGGCCCTGTCCCACAAGAAGATTGCCAAATGGTATCTACAGGTCGCACAAACGCTGGAGAGCGGCGTTTCGCTGCCCGCGGCGTTGGACACCTGCCTCGGTGCACCCGCACCCGGTCGGCGACTGATGTCCAACAACCTGCAATCCGGCATGGACGTCGACGAAATGCTCAAACGCGCGCCTGCGTGGTTTCCCAAAAAGGACCGCTTTTTCTGGTCGGCCGCAGTCCACAGCGGCCGCCTGCCCCAGACCCTGCGCACGCTCAGCGACCAACACGAGCGCATGGGCGCTGCCAAGATGAAGCTGGCTTTTGGCGCATTGTATCCAGTGGGCATGCTGACCTTTGCCGGGTTCGTGTTGCCCATCATGTGGGGCATCGATTTCGAGAAGGGCGTGAGCAGCTTGAGCGATGTCTTTAACCCGCAATATTTCGCGACGGTTGCCATTATCGAGGGTTCGCTCTGGGGGACTATCGGCTTACTGCTGCTCCTGGCAAAAATCGAGAGCCCGATCCTACCGATGCTGGCCAAGCTGCTGCCCGGCTTTCGCGGCCATAGCCGCAATCAGGCGTTGGCGGATTTTTCTTACGCGCTGGCTGCGTTTCTTGAGGCCGGCACGCCAATTGGCAAAGCCTGGGCGGGTGCCGGCATGGTGACCAACCAGACGAAGTTCAAGCAAGCGGGCACAGCCATGCGCGAGCGCATTGAAGACGGTGCCACGCCCTCCGAGCATCTGACGAAGCACCGCTGCTTTCCGGAAGATTTCCGGTCTTTATATACAACGGGCGAAAAAACCGGCCAATTGGAGAAAAACCTCGTCGTGCTCGGCCAGCAATACCAGCAAAACGCCAACGGCTCGATGACCTTTGCCAGCATCCTTTACCCCTTGCTAATGTTTGGCGCGATCGCGGCGGTGCTCGTCTTCGCCATTATCCGTTTTTACGCCTCCTACCTCGACGGCATTACGGGCCTGATGGAGTAAATTCAGCTCAGCTTGAATTTTGTGGCAATTTGCCACAACCTTGTTTCATGAGCAAATCAGTCCGCCTCAGCGATGAGCTTGTCGAGCGCCGATGAAGATATCCCAACATGGGCCCGCCAATCCCTGTCAGTTTAGTATATTTCAGTGTCTGGCGAACAACTTAGCGGCTTGTCATCTTCTGTGACAGACTGCCATGATCTCTCCCGATGAAATCTTTGCCGACACTAACGCTCATTTCTCTCGCTGCCGGCCTGTTTGTAGCCGGATTCTGGTTCGGACGTTCCGGCAATGAAAACTCTGCGCCAAACGACATGACTCCCCCAAAAAATGAGGCGCGGGCACCCGTTCCAGTAGTGCCTAAAACATCCGTCCGAGAAGACGAAAGTGCGGATACTTTGCAAGAGATACAACTGCTGCGAACTCAATTGGCCGAGGAGATTCAGCTACGTCATCAGCTCGAAGAAGCACTCAAGCAAGCTGACGTCGGCAAGCGCGCCTATGAGTGGTTTCGTCAAGAGATGGAAGCGAGACAGTTCCAAGGTGTGAGCATTAGACCGATCAGCCGCGACGACCTGCAACTCACCGACACGCTGCTTACCGTATCGGGCATCAATGCCGAGGCTTACGAGCAGCTCGAAAGTGATCGCAAGCAGCTGCTCAGCGAGGTGCGCGATTGGGAGCAAGAAAACGCCATCATCACAGAAATGGACAATGGCGGCGTCAGCATCGAAATTCCACCCATGCCAAATGACCTGCCCGATGCATTTCTAGCGAAAACCAGAAACTACTTAGAAAAGGATCAGGCTGATTTTCTCGCCAATTTATACGGGCGACCATTAGGTGAGCTCACACAAACCCGCTTCGTAGAAGTTGAATATCTTCAAGAAAGTGGTATCGATGTAATATCAGTAACCATACAAGGAGCCCCGGGTAGCGGCTTTCTGTCCACTTCGACCCGATCTCAGGCCATTCCGGGATCCCGGCCTGTTTTCGTTAAGCGTTGGGATCACCTAATTGAGCTCAAAGACCAATAAAATCGTGCAAAAATGCGCCAAACTGGCACCCGATATGAGTGAGATTAATTCTCAAAGGGAAAAAGTTTTTGCATTTTAGGTAAAGAAGGCCAAATTTCACCCGCTCCCCTCATGGGATTCTCTGTACAGTGACGTATTCTCCTGCGGTTGACCGACGGTCGTCCGTCGGGCTTCGTTGCCAAATCAGGACTTCGCGGGCACACGCCCTGCTTCATATATAGCTGAACCTTTAACTATACTATACGCATCGCTTTATGTCAGACGCGCCAAAGACACCGCTAGGCTGGCCCGAACCACAGGGCCTCTGGAACCCGCAGCAAGAACATGATTCTTGCGGCGTTGGCTTTATTGCCCACTTAAAGGGCAAACGCTCGCACGACATCATTTTAAAAACGCTCACGATGAATACCCATATGGACCATCGTGGCGGCGCGGGGGCTGAACCGGACACCGGTGACGGCGCGGGCATCTTCATCCAGATGCCGGACAAGTTCCTCCGCAAGGCGATGGCGGAAAAAGGTGTCGACCTGCCGCCCGAAGGCCAATACGGCGCGGGCATCGTGTTCATGTCCCCCAACGCCAGCGAACGCGACTCGGCGATGGAAGTCTTTGAGCAGGTTGTTGCCGAAGAAGGTCAAAAGTTCCTCGGCTGGCGCACCGTGCCCGTCAAGAGCGAGATCCTGGGCAAAATATCCGGCTCCTACGAGCCCTGCATGAAGCAGATTTTCATCGGCCGCGATCCGTCGATCACGGACGACCTCGACTGGGAGCGCAAGCTGTATGTGATCCGCCGCCGCGCGGTCAACGCGATCAAGAACAACGAAATTCTGGAAAACTACGGCAACGTGCACGGCACGAAGTCCAGCACGTTTCCCGGCAGCGAGTATATCTACGTTTGCAGCCTCTCCGGCCGTACCATGGTCTATAAGGGCATGCTCACGCCGTGCCAGCTCTCCGAGTATTTCCCGGATTTCCACGACGAAGATTTCGAATCGGCGCTGGCGCTGATGCACACCCGCTTCTCGACCAACACCTTCCCGAGCTGGCCGCGCGCCCACCCGAACCGTTTCATCGCGCACAACGGTGAGATCAACACGGTCATGGGCAACGTCAACTGGATGAAGGCCCGCCAGAAGCTCTGCAAGTCCAAGAAGTTTAAGGAAATTTCCAAGGTATTCCCCGTCATCAATGAGGACGGCTCGGACTCCGCGCGCTTGGACAACGTGCTCGAATTCATGCACCTGGGCGGCTACGACCTGACCCACGCCATGATGATGATGATTCCTGAGCCATGGGAGCGTCACGAGTCGATGAACGAAGCCAAGAAGGCTTTCTATGAGTTCCACGCCTGCCTGATGGAACCATGGGACGGACCGGCCTCGATCACGTTCTCCGACGGCACCTCCATCGGCGCGTCGCTGGACCGCAATGGCCTGCGCCCAAGCCGTTACTACGTCACCAAGGACGACCTGGTCATCATGGCCTCGGAAGTCGGCGTTATCCCCGACCTCGACCCGCTGACGGTGGTCAAGAAGGGCCGTCTGCAGCCAGGCCGCATGTTCCTCGTAGACATGAAGGAAGGCCGCATCGTCCCTGACGAGGAGGTCAAGGAGCGCGTATACAACGCCCACCCATACGCTGAGTGGCTCAAGGAAAACCGCCTGCAAATCACCGATCTGCCCGAGCCCAAGGCCGCGGCATCCTCGGAAGCAGACGGCATCCTGACCCGCCAGCACGCCTTCGGCTACACCTATGAAGACCTGCGCTTCATCTTGGGGCCGACTGCGAGCTCCGGTGTTCAGCCAATCGGCTCGATGGGCAATGACACGCCGCTGGCTGTGCTCTCGAACAAGTCGAAGCACCTCTATTCGTATTTCAAGCAGATCTTCGCTCAGGTGACCAACCCGGCGTTGGACTGCATCCGCGAAGAACTCGTCACTGCGACGGACACGTTTATCGGCTCCGAAGGCAACCTGCTGGAGCCCGGACCACAGTCCTGCCGCATGGTACGCCTGGCAACGCCGCTCATTGACAACAAGGAGCTGGCCAAGCTGCGCGAGATCGAAGCCGAAGGCTTCAGCTCGACCACCATCGACGCACTCTTCCCAGCCGATAAGGGTGCAGTTGGCCTCGAAAAAGCCATTGCCTCCATCTGCAAGGAAGCGGATGCCGCGATCAAGGATGGCATCAACGTGATCATCATCTCCGACCGTGGTGTCTCCAAGGACATGGCGGCGATCCCGACCCTGCTTATCATGGGCGGCCTGCACCACCACTTGGTCCGCAAGGGCACCCGCACCCGTGCCTCCATCATTCTGGAGACCGGTGAGGCACGCGAAGTCCACCACTTCGCCACTCTGCTTGGTTACGGTGCCGATGCGATCAACCCATACATGGCCTTCGAATCGCTACACAAGATGATCCAGGACGACATGCTCGATATGGAGCTGGATCAGGCGATTTACAACTACCTGAAGGGCTCGATCAAGGGCGTCGTTAAAACCATGGCCAAGATGGGCATCTCCACCGTGGCTTCCTACCGCGGCGCGCAGATCTTCGAAGCCATTGGTCTGACCAGTGAGCTCGTCAGCAAATACTTCACCGGCACCGCGACCCGCATCGAAGGCTCCGACATCGAAGCCATCACCGAGGAAACGCTCCGCCGCCACCGCAAGGCCTTCCCGGCCCGCCACATCGAAGAGGACGAAATCGCCCTCGACCCGGGTGGCGTTTACCAGTGGCGTCGCGACGGTGAATACCACCTCTTCAACCCGAAGACCATTCACACGCTGCAAAAGGCGGTTCGCACCGGCAGTTACGAGACCTTCAAGGAATACTCGCGCCTAGTAAACGACCAGAGTGAGAACATCGCCACCCTGCGCGGCCTGATGAAGTTCAAGGACGGCCGCAAGTCGATCCCGATTGAGGAAGTAGAGCCGATCGAAGCCATCATGAAGCGCTTTAAGACCGGTGCCATGTCCTATGGCTCGATCTCGCAGGAAGCGCACGAAACGCTGGCCATCGGCATGAACCGCGTCGGCGGTAAATCGAACACCGGCGAAGGCGGCGAAGACCCCGAACGCTTCAAGCCGTTGCCCAATGGCGACAGCAAGCGCTCGGCGATCAAGCAGGTAGCTTCGGGCCGTTTCGGCGTCACCAGCGAATACCTGGTCAATTCCGACGAGCTGCAGATCAAGGTCTCCCAAGGCGCGAAGCCGGGTGAAGGCGGTGAGCTGCCGGGCTCCAAGGTTTACCCGTGGGTTGCCAAGGTTCGCCACTCGACTCCGGGCGTGGGCCTCGTGTCCCCGCCTCCGCACCACGACATTTACTCGATTGAGGACCTCGCCGAACTCGTCCACGACCTGAAGAATTCCAACGTCAATGCCCGCGTGAACGTGAAGCTCGTCGCGGAAGTCGGCGTCGGCACGATTGCCTCGGGTGTGGCCAAGGGCCATGCGGACGTCATCCTGATCGCCGGTCACGACGGCGGCACGGGCGCGTCCCCAACCTCCTCGATTTACAACGCCGGTGCCCCGTGGGAACTCGGCCTTGCTGAAACCAATCAGATTCTTCTGCTCAACGACCTGCGCAGCCGCGTGGTGGTCGAGACCGACGGCCAGCTCAAGACCGGCCGCGACGTCGCCATCGCTACCCTGCTCGGTGCCGAAGAGTATGGTTTCGCGACCGCCCCGCTCGTCACCATGGGCTGCCTGATGATGCGCGTTTGCCAAAAGAACACCTGCCCGGTCGGCGTCGCCACGCAAGACCCGCGCCTGCGCAAAAAGTTCACCGGCAAGCCCGAGCACGTTGTCAACTTCATGAAGTTCATCGCGATGGAACTGCGCGAGATCATGGCTGAGCTTGGCTTTAAGACCGTTAACGAAATGGTCGGCCACGTTGAAGCCCTGGACACCGCCAAGGCCATCAACCACTGGAAGGCCAAGGGTGTCGATCTGACCAGCATCTTCCACAAGCCCGACGTCGCCGAATCCGTGGGCACCTACTGCAGCAAGCAGCAGGATCACGGCCTCGACAAAGCTCTGGACAACACGCACCTGCTCAGCCTGTGCAAGCCAGCGCTCGATAAGGGCGAAAAGGTCAAAATCACGCTGCCGATCATCAACATCAATCGCGTGGTAGGCACGATCACCGGCTCCGAGCTGACTCGCCGTTACGGCGCAGCCGGCCTACCGGACGACACCATCCACCTGCACTTCCAAGGCAGCGCAGGTCAGTCACTGGGCGCATTCTGCCCCAAGGGCATGACCTTCGAGCTGGAAGGCGATGCCAATGACTACATCGGCAAGGGTGTCTCGGGTGCCAAGATCATCGTTTATCCGCCGAAGGGCTCCGAGTTCAAGCCGGAGGAAAATATCATCGTCGGTAACGTCGCATTCTACGGTGCCACCGAGGGCAAAGCCTACATCAATGGTATTGCCGGCGAGCGTTTCTGCGTCCGCAACTCCGGCGTCCACACGGTCGTCGAAGGCGTTGGTGACCACGGCTGCGAATACATGACCGGGGGCCAGGTAATCTGCCTGGGCAAGACCGGCCGTAACTTCGCGGCAGGTATGTCTGGCGGCACGGCTTACGTTTACGATATCGACGGCGATTTCCGCACCAACCTCAACGAAAGCATGGTCAACGTTTACGAACTGATCGAATGCGCCGATGAGGAGATCGAGAAGGTTCGCGCCGAGATCGAAGCACACGTCAAGTATACCGACTCACCACGCGGTAAGGAAATCCTCGAGAACTGGACCGAAGTCCGCTCGAAGTTCATTAAGGTATTGCCAGCCGACTACGAGCGCATGCTCAACGCCTTCAAAAAGGTGGAAGAGCAAGGCCTCTCGGGTGATGAAGCAGCCATGGCCGCCTTCGAAGCAAACATGAACGACCTCTCCCGCGTCGGCGGAAACTAATCGGAAAAGCAAAATTATAAATTCAAAATGCTAAAACCTGTCTAATTGATCGTTTGTTTTTGCATTTATCCTTTTGAATTTTGAATTGTATTAATTATGGGTAAACCAACCGGATTCCTGGAAGTCGAACGCAAGACCGTGAGCGAGATCCCGCCGACGGAGCGCATCAAGAACTGGAAAGAGTTCAAAGAACACCCCAGCGATGAGCACCTGAAAAATCAGGGCTCGCGATGCATGGACTGCGGCACCCCGTTCTGCCACACCGGCCACCTGGTATCAGGGATGGCCAGCGGCTGCCCAGTCAATAACCTGATCCCTGAGTGGAACGACCTCGTTTACCGTGGCCGTTGGAAGGAAGCGCTCGACCGCCTGCAGAAGACCAATAACTTCCCGGAGTTCACGGGTCGCGTCTGCCCGGCACCTTGCGAAGGCTCCTGCGTGCTCGGCGTTATCGAGCCGCCCGTCACCATTAAAAACATCGAGTGTGCGATCATCGATACCGGTTGGGAAAAGGGCTGGATGGCCCCCAACCCGCCCGAAGAGCGCACTGGCAAGAGTGTTGCCGTCGTCGGCTCCGGCCCTGCTGGCCTCGCCGCTGCAGACCAGCTCAACCAGGCTGGACACAGCGTCACCGTGTTCGAGCGCGCTGACCGCATTGGCGGCCTCCTCATGTATGGCATTCCCAACATGAAGCTCGATAAGGAAGAAGTCGTGCTGCGCCGCGTGAAGCTGATGACCGAGGAAGGCGTCACCTTCAAGACCAACACCGAGATCGGCAAAGACATCACCGCGACTGACCTGCAAGCTCAGTTCGACGCCGTGCTGTATTGCACCGGTGCTACCAAGCCTCGCGACCTGCCAATCCCAGGCCGCGACCTCAAGGGCGTGCACTTCGCCATGGAGTTCCTGACCGGTAACACCAAGCATCAGCTCGACCATCAGTTTGACGGCTCGCTGCCGGAAATTAACGCCGAAGGCAAAGACGTCGTCGTCATTGGCGGTGGCGACACCGGCACTGACTGCGTGGGCACCTCGATCCGCCATGGCTGCAAGAGCGTCGTCCAGTTGGAAATTATGCCGCGTCCTCCGGAAGAGCGCCAGGACGACAATCCTTGGCCGGAATGGCCCAAGATTTACCGCATGGACTACGGCCAGGAAGAAGCCAAAGCACTTCAGGGCGAAGATCCGCGCGAGTATCTCGTGATGACGGAAAACTTCGTCGACGACGGCAACGGCAACCTCGCCGGCCTGAATATCGTCAACATCAAATGGGGCAAGGACGACCAGGGCCGCTTCGTGCCGATCAAGCAGGAAGACACCCGCCGCACCATCCCCGCACAGCTGGCGACGTTGGCCATGGGCTTCCTTGGGCCGGAGCAGACCGTCATCGAGCAGCTCGGCATGGAAACCGATCCGCGCTCAAACATGAAGGCTGAGCACGGTGTCTACACCACCAATGTCGAGGGCGTATTCGCCGCTGGTGACTGCCGCCGCGGCCAGAGCCTCGTCGTCTGGGCCATCAACGAAGGCCGTGGTGCCGCCCGCGAAGTGGACCGCTTCCTCATGGGTGTCACCACCCTGCCCTAAGCTGGCGAACAAAAGTTTTTCAAACGGCGTTGTCCTCGGGCAGCGCCGTTTTTGTTTATCCCGTTTGTCATGTTGGGCTCGCGCTTGCTGCGCGATGCCGCATCCGCTCAAGAGCGCCACCTAATGCGGCGTCGCGCAAGCGCGGGCCCTACATTCCGACGCGATAACTTCACGAATAGCTCACTAGAAAGGCGTTGCGTTAAGACCGTCATCCGCTTGAGTCGTAAGCACCATGAAACCCACTCTACTTGTTCTGGCTGCCGGTATGGGCAGTCGTTATGGCGGCCTCAAGCAGCTCGACCCAATGGGTCCAAACGGCGAGACGCTGCTGGATTTTTCCATCACCGATGCCATCAAGGCCGGCTTCAAAAAAGTCGTATTTGTGATTCGCCGTGACTTTGCCGATGAGTTTAAAGCGAATGTTGGGGCCCGCCACGCGGATAAGATCGAAGTCGAATATGCCTTCCAGGAGCTGACGGATTTACCCGCTGGTTTCTCCGTTCCGGATGGCCGCGTGAAGCCCTGGGGCACTGCGCACGCCATTCGCGCCGCACGAGATGTCGTTAGCGATCCCTTCGTCGCGATCAATGCCGACGACTACTATGGCCGCGACGCCTACCAGCGCATCGTTGATTTTCTTACGGCAAATCCAGATCTCGACGCCAGCCAGTGCGCGATGGTCGGCTACCCCATCCGCAACACACTCTCA is a window encoding:
- a CDS encoding nucleotidyltransferase family protein, translating into MKPTLLVLAAGMGSRYGGLKQLDPMGPNGETLLDFSITDAIKAGFKKVVFVIRRDFADEFKANVGARHADKIEVEYAFQELTDLPAGFSVPDGRVKPWGTAHAIRAARDVVSDPFVAINADDYYGRDAYQRIVDFLTANPDLDASQCAMVGYPIRNTLSPHGSVNRGVCRIDNNLLQTVEEHVNISDSDGVIRGENLAGDVVEIPESALVSMNFWAFSEDFFEVLESHFTDFLKARGEEMKSECYIPTVVDERIQSGATRCVVLPTNGEWFGVTYPEDKPAVQKRLAALLAK
- a CDS encoding tetratricopeptide repeat protein, encoding MPEESNSPKTDVTQLVEDATFDYTMGDNDAALAKLREAVEQDRDSFDAWHAMTEVYFSMREFREALKAAEQAFRVDGNDIHINTSLSRIHMELGDKPTAEHFGAQARMLGWKQQLQEPDED
- the gltB gene encoding glutamate synthase large subunit, with translation MSDAPKTPLGWPEPQGLWNPQQEHDSCGVGFIAHLKGKRSHDIILKTLTMNTHMDHRGGAGAEPDTGDGAGIFIQMPDKFLRKAMAEKGVDLPPEGQYGAGIVFMSPNASERDSAMEVFEQVVAEEGQKFLGWRTVPVKSEILGKISGSYEPCMKQIFIGRDPSITDDLDWERKLYVIRRRAVNAIKNNEILENYGNVHGTKSSTFPGSEYIYVCSLSGRTMVYKGMLTPCQLSEYFPDFHDEDFESALALMHTRFSTNTFPSWPRAHPNRFIAHNGEINTVMGNVNWMKARQKLCKSKKFKEISKVFPVINEDGSDSARLDNVLEFMHLGGYDLTHAMMMMIPEPWERHESMNEAKKAFYEFHACLMEPWDGPASITFSDGTSIGASLDRNGLRPSRYYVTKDDLVIMASEVGVIPDLDPLTVVKKGRLQPGRMFLVDMKEGRIVPDEEVKERVYNAHPYAEWLKENRLQITDLPEPKAAASSEADGILTRQHAFGYTYEDLRFILGPTASSGVQPIGSMGNDTPLAVLSNKSKHLYSYFKQIFAQVTNPALDCIREELVTATDTFIGSEGNLLEPGPQSCRMVRLATPLIDNKELAKLREIEAEGFSSTTIDALFPADKGAVGLEKAIASICKEADAAIKDGINVIIISDRGVSKDMAAIPTLLIMGGLHHHLVRKGTRTRASIILETGEAREVHHFATLLGYGADAINPYMAFESLHKMIQDDMLDMELDQAIYNYLKGSIKGVVKTMAKMGISTVASYRGAQIFEAIGLTSELVSKYFTGTATRIEGSDIEAITEETLRRHRKAFPARHIEEDEIALDPGGVYQWRRDGEYHLFNPKTIHTLQKAVRTGSYETFKEYSRLVNDQSENIATLRGLMKFKDGRKSIPIEEVEPIEAIMKRFKTGAMSYGSISQEAHETLAIGMNRVGGKSNTGEGGEDPERFKPLPNGDSKRSAIKQVASGRFGVTSEYLVNSDELQIKVSQGAKPGEGGELPGSKVYPWVAKVRHSTPGVGLVSPPPHHDIYSIEDLAELVHDLKNSNVNARVNVKLVAEVGVGTIASGVAKGHADVILIAGHDGGTGASPTSSIYNAGAPWELGLAETNQILLLNDLRSRVVVETDGQLKTGRDVAIATLLGAEEYGFATAPLVTMGCLMMRVCQKNTCPVGVATQDPRLRKKFTGKPEHVVNFMKFIAMELREIMAELGFKTVNEMVGHVEALDTAKAINHWKAKGVDLTSIFHKPDVAESVGTYCSKQQDHGLDKALDNTHLLSLCKPALDKGEKVKITLPIININRVVGTITGSELTRRYGAAGLPDDTIHLHFQGSAGQSLGAFCPKGMTFELEGDANDYIGKGVSGAKIIVYPPKGSEFKPEENIIVGNVAFYGATEGKAYINGIAGERFCVRNSGVHTVVEGVGDHGCEYMTGGQVICLGKTGRNFAAGMSGGTAYVYDIDGDFRTNLNESMVNVYELIECADEEIEKVRAEIEAHVKYTDSPRGKEILENWTEVRSKFIKVLPADYERMLNAFKKVEEQGLSGDEAAMAAFEANMNDLSRVGGN
- a CDS encoding type II secretion system F family protein, translating into MALSHKKIAKWYLQVAQTLESGVSLPAALDTCLGAPAPGRRLMSNNLQSGMDVDEMLKRAPAWFPKKDRFFWSAAVHSGRLPQTLRTLSDQHERMGAAKMKLAFGALYPVGMLTFAGFVLPIMWGIDFEKGVSSLSDVFNPQYFATVAIIEGSLWGTIGLLLLLAKIESPILPMLAKLLPGFRGHSRNQALADFSYALAAFLEAGTPIGKAWAGAGMVTNQTKFKQAGTAMRERIEDGATPSEHLTKHRCFPEDFRSLYTTGEKTGQLEKNLVVLGQQYQQNANGSMTFASILYPLLMFGAIAAVLVFAIIRFYASYLDGITGLME
- a CDS encoding glutamate synthase subunit beta; amino-acid sequence: MGKPTGFLEVERKTVSEIPPTERIKNWKEFKEHPSDEHLKNQGSRCMDCGTPFCHTGHLVSGMASGCPVNNLIPEWNDLVYRGRWKEALDRLQKTNNFPEFTGRVCPAPCEGSCVLGVIEPPVTIKNIECAIIDTGWEKGWMAPNPPEERTGKSVAVVGSGPAGLAAADQLNQAGHSVTVFERADRIGGLLMYGIPNMKLDKEEVVLRRVKLMTEEGVTFKTNTEIGKDITATDLQAQFDAVLYCTGATKPRDLPIPGRDLKGVHFAMEFLTGNTKHQLDHQFDGSLPEINAEGKDVVVIGGGDTGTDCVGTSIRHGCKSVVQLEIMPRPPEERQDDNPWPEWPKIYRMDYGQEEAKALQGEDPREYLVMTENFVDDGNGNLAGLNIVNIKWGKDDQGRFVPIKQEDTRRTIPAQLATLAMGFLGPEQTVIEQLGMETDPRSNMKAEHGVYTTNVEGVFAAGDCRRGQSLVVWAINEGRGAAREVDRFLMGVTTLP